One Drosophila kikkawai strain 14028-0561.14 chromosome 3L, DkikHiC1v2, whole genome shotgun sequence genomic window carries:
- the LOC138928286 gene encoding histone-lysine N-methyltransferase SETMAR-like, with translation MRKLCSKRVPRLLTPDQKQQRIDDSETFLSMLKRNGTDFYRRYVTMDETWIHYYTPESSQQSSEWVVFGESRPKRPKTQISAGKVMASVFWDAYEILFIDYLEKDLAPSDYWLFSDLKKHLQGKRYRKNEEAIADTEAYFEGKSSAFSKNGIERLEKRWTECVAVDEN, from the exons ATGAGAAAGCTCTGCTCAAAGCGGGTGCCGCGATTGCTAACACCGGACCAAAAGCAACAACGCATTGATGATTCCGAGACGTTTTTAAGCATGTTGAAGCGCAATGGGACCGATTTTTATCGCCGTTACGTAACAATGGACGAAACATGGATACACTACTATACTCCAGAATCCAGTCAACAGTCTTCTGAGTGGGTGGTATTTGGTGAAAGCCGTCCGAAGCGTCCCAAAACACAAATATCGGCGGGTAAGGTTATGGCGTCCGTATTTTGGGATGCATATGAGATTTTGTTTATAGACTACCTGGAGAAAG ATTTGGCCCCCAGCGACTACTGGCTTTTTTCAGATCTCAAAAAGCACCTCCAAGGCAAGAGATATCGAAAAAATGAGGAGGCGATTGCCGATACTGAGGCCTATTTTGAGGGCAAAAGTTCAGCCTTCTCCAAAAATGGCATCGAAAGGTTGGAGAAGCGCTGGACTGAGTGTGTAGCCGTAGATGAAAACTAA